The Cellulomonas sp. P24 genome contains a region encoding:
- a CDS encoding type III polyketide synthase, with protein sequence MSRVVAVAPVLAGHRYEQSEITASIGPLLSSDPGRLSALARFHAASGVQTRHLALPLARYAGLRSFGDANDLFQTIGADLAEDAVRAALTAADLTPADVDFLLFTTVTGVGAPSVDALLVERLGLRPDVKRLPSFGLGCVAGASGLARVHDYLMGHPDDVALVVSVELCSLTIQHGDDSTANLVSSGLFGDGAAAVVMVGDRRAAGRDGVDVIGTRSGVYPDTTGMLGWDVGGSGFRIVLGAGLADVVEAHLRADVETLLAPHGAAVADVAAWVAHAGGPRILDAAGHALALGEHALDRSRNSLAAVGNLSSSSVLHVLADMLADGAPPPGGLAVLFAFGPGVSAEVVLLRRPEEV encoded by the coding sequence ATGTCCCGTGTCGTCGCAGTCGCACCGGTGCTCGCCGGTCACCGGTACGAGCAGTCCGAGATCACCGCGAGCATCGGTCCCCTGCTGTCCTCCGACCCGGGCCGACTCTCCGCGCTCGCCCGCTTCCACGCGGCGAGCGGCGTCCAGACGCGCCACCTCGCGCTGCCGCTCGCGCGCTACGCCGGTCTCCGCAGCTTCGGCGACGCGAACGACCTGTTCCAGACGATCGGCGCGGATCTCGCCGAGGACGCCGTGCGAGCTGCGCTGACGGCGGCGGACCTGACGCCGGCGGACGTCGACTTCCTGCTGTTCACGACGGTCACGGGCGTCGGGGCGCCGTCGGTCGACGCGCTGCTCGTCGAGCGACTCGGGCTGCGACCGGACGTCAAGCGTCTGCCGTCGTTCGGCCTGGGCTGCGTCGCGGGAGCGAGCGGGCTCGCGCGCGTGCACGACTACCTGATGGGGCACCCCGACGACGTCGCCCTCGTCGTCTCGGTCGAGCTCTGCTCCCTGACGATCCAGCACGGCGACGACTCCACGGCCAACCTGGTCTCGAGCGGGCTGTTCGGCGACGGTGCGGCTGCCGTGGTCATGGTCGGAGATCGTCGGGCCGCGGGGCGCGACGGCGTCGACGTCATCGGGACTCGCAGCGGGGTCTACCCGGACACGACCGGCATGCTCGGGTGGGACGTCGGCGGCAGCGGCTTCCGGATCGTCCTGGGTGCCGGCCTTGCCGATGTCGTCGAGGCCCACCTGCGGGCCGACGTCGAGACCCTCCTGGCACCCCACGGGGCCGCGGTCGCCGACGTGGCCGCGTGGGTCGCGCACGCGGGTGGACCGCGGATCCTCGACGCCGCCGGACATGCGCTCGCGCTCGGAGAGCATGCGCTCGACCGCAGCCGGAACTCGCTCGCCGCAGTCGGGAACCTCTCGTCGTCCTCGGTGCTGCACGTCCTCGCGGACATGCTCGCCGACGGGGCACCACCACCCGGAGGACTCGCGGTGCTGTTCGCCTTCGGCCCCGGCGTCAGCGCCGAGGTCGTCCTCCTCCGCCGACCCGAGGAGGTCTGA
- a CDS encoding UbiA family prenyltransferase, whose product MRTTTISPRGFVLASHPGPTVVVTALATGLAVGVGSVPGTSLLVAGAVLTGQLSVGWSNDWLDAARDRAVRRAGKPVVSGLVSAAALRAGALAAVALCVVLSVSTGVLPGAVHLVAVASAWAYNLRLKSTVMSWLPYAVSFSLLLLFVVLAQPGRHAPTWWGLLAAALLGVGAHVANVLPDLEDDRATGVEGLPHRLGHTRATGVALVALVAATAVIVLGPPGSPSGHALLGGCLALVLAGVAAAIALVRPRSAWPFRLSMAVAAVCVALLVAAGPDLLVASGAVTP is encoded by the coding sequence ATGCGCACGACGACCATCTCGCCGCGGGGGTTCGTCCTCGCGTCGCACCCAGGCCCCACCGTCGTCGTGACCGCGCTCGCCACTGGTCTCGCGGTCGGGGTCGGGTCGGTGCCCGGGACGAGCCTGCTCGTGGCCGGCGCGGTCCTGACAGGTCAGCTGTCGGTGGGCTGGTCCAACGACTGGCTCGACGCCGCGCGGGACCGCGCGGTCCGTCGGGCGGGGAAGCCGGTCGTGAGCGGGCTCGTCAGCGCGGCGGCTCTGCGCGCCGGCGCGCTCGCGGCCGTCGCCCTGTGCGTGGTCCTGTCCGTGTCGACCGGGGTCCTCCCGGGAGCGGTGCACCTGGTGGCCGTTGCGAGCGCCTGGGCGTACAACCTGCGGCTCAAGTCGACGGTGATGTCGTGGCTGCCCTACGCCGTGTCGTTCAGCCTGCTGCTGCTGTTCGTGGTCCTCGCGCAGCCCGGCCGGCACGCACCGACGTGGTGGGGGCTGCTCGCGGCAGCCCTGCTCGGTGTCGGGGCGCACGTCGCGAACGTGCTCCCGGACCTCGAGGACGACCGGGCGACCGGTGTGGAAGGTCTTCCGCACCGCCTCGGCCATACCCGTGCGACCGGAGTCGCTCTGGTCGCCCTCGTGGCGGCCACCGCCGTGATCGTGCTCGGTCCGCCGGGTTCCCCGTCGGGCCACGCCCTCCTCGGCGGGTGCCTCGCGCTCGTCCTGGCTGGCGTCGCCGCCGCGATCGCGCTCGTGCGGCCGCGCAGCGCGTGGCCGTTCCGGCTCAGCATGGCGGTGGCGGCGGTCTGCGTCGCGCTGCTCGTGGCCGCCGGGCCCGACCTCCTGGTCGCGTCGGGTGCCGTCACGCCCTGA
- a CDS encoding molybdopterin-dependent oxidoreductase: MSAAVGTALGTLGRAATAARAAVVLPRPARPAAAVPAGAQSATAGVVPFVTPNRDFYRIDTALVVPDVDPATWTLRVHGLVAHEVTMTFAELLAADLVEADLTLTCVSNPVGGDLIGNARWLGLPVREVLSRAVPDPSADMVLSTSVDGFTASTPLTALTDDRNALLAVGMNGEPLPLAHGFPVRMVVPGLYGYVSATKWVVDLEVTRFADRTAYWTDRGWSPRGPVKTSSRIEVPRAGAVVAPGTVAVGGTAWAQHRGVTAVEVRVDDGPWTAVTLAAEDSVDTWRQWSWTWDATPGTHTLAVRATDAVDGVQTGAVADVVPDGATGWDSVEVTVRA, translated from the coding sequence GTGAGCGCAGCAGTCGGGACGGCGCTGGGGACCCTCGGCCGAGCGGCGACCGCTGCCCGCGCCGCCGTGGTCCTTCCCCGTCCCGCGCGGCCGGCTGCGGCGGTGCCGGCCGGCGCGCAGTCCGCGACGGCGGGCGTGGTCCCGTTCGTCACCCCGAACCGCGACTTCTACCGGATCGACACGGCGCTCGTCGTCCCGGACGTCGATCCCGCGACCTGGACGCTCCGCGTGCACGGCCTCGTCGCGCACGAGGTCACGATGACCTTCGCCGAGCTCCTCGCCGCCGACCTCGTCGAGGCGGACCTGACGCTCACGTGCGTCTCGAACCCGGTCGGCGGCGACCTGATCGGCAACGCCCGCTGGCTCGGTCTGCCGGTCCGCGAGGTGCTCAGCCGCGCGGTGCCCGACCCGTCCGCGGACATGGTGCTCTCGACCAGCGTGGACGGGTTCACCGCGTCGACCCCGTTGACCGCGCTGACGGACGACCGGAACGCGCTGCTCGCCGTCGGCATGAACGGCGAGCCGCTCCCCCTCGCCCACGGGTTCCCGGTCCGGATGGTCGTCCCCGGGCTGTACGGGTACGTCTCCGCGACCAAGTGGGTCGTCGACCTCGAGGTCACCCGCTTCGCGGACCGCACCGCGTACTGGACGGATCGCGGCTGGTCGCCTCGCGGCCCGGTGAAGACGTCGTCCCGCATCGAGGTGCCCCGGGCCGGGGCCGTCGTGGCTCCGGGCACGGTGGCGGTCGGCGGCACCGCCTGGGCCCAGCACCGTGGGGTGACCGCGGTCGAGGTCCGGGTCGACGACGGCCCGTGGACCGCCGTCACGCTCGCTGCCGAGGACTCCGTCGACACCTGGCGGCAGTGGTCGTGGACCTGGGACGCGACACCCGGCACCCACACCCTCGCGGTCCGCGCGACGGACGCGGTCGACGGCGTGCAGACGGGGGCCGTGGCGGACGTCGTCCCCGACGGCGCGACCGGGTGGGACTCGGTCGAGGTCACCGTCAGGGCGTGA
- a CDS encoding EAL domain-containing protein: MTVDDAVARRTDADAGVRAALAAVTSLAARLCHTDGAVLCLTRDGVLEVVAHTGTLRSVRGVLAQCRQVVQRAASTEALSRDDRDPTADRTVRGPLREDGTSGGSVVPVLDPTGAVLGALGVTGPRSHSPLPDPGMLLTAIANHVASLIGDRAVEAVRHVPTEGQTAALLADAAVGIFELGLDGVVDHANTAAAALTQDGSPVGRRLEELVAPADREAVRNAIDDLAAGRTVSSHLMTRYLGTGDRSVIGASSLAAVLGPRGEPLRLVAVVLDRTDREAEHAALAASEERASGLLRAVPDALVVCSPDGTIVEANDQAVVLFGYDVGELVGHPIEMLVPTAQVAAHRWHRSRFSATAHAAPMITGPGITGLRKDGTLVPVEVNLATVDLSSGPVVVASVRDVTESRRIAHWLRATHDLMSDILGAATEQAVIAIGLDGSVDLFSRGAERLLGWNADEVIGTPVTRFAHPDADSLGTWGVDPRLPLAERIRALVDSGIAATRPSTMQTRTGDRRSVLVSLTVRHGESGPTGLIVVATDQTARLRQEQELEDSEARFRLAFDNAPVGVALVSARPGALGRFLQVNAALVELLGYPERELLATTVQSITHLEDLPDVVSTLGLLAEGAVGSSRLEHRYNHASGQDVWANVSLSVVRDADDAPDYFVAQVADVTERKRAEAELTHNALHDTLTGLPNRTLLTEGLAQALARAERNGTGVGVLYIDLDNFKDVNDSLGHAAGDELLVAIALRLTSCMRDSDTAGRLGGDEFVVICEDLSRLEEVTAVADRVTRALAVQLPIAGRLVTISASIGIAHSTNPADRPEDLLRIADIAMYRAKGNGRARYEHSDPELQLRAVRQLELESDLRDALTSQSPPVATGWTGAPLPLMTGVRPRARDQLRLAYQPCFDSRSHRLIAVEALLRWDHPVRGPLEPGEFLDVAEDRALMVPLGLWVLQAACAQAAVWSERYGSGAPEMWVNVSTRQLGRNGFAASVADVLEETGLPADRLCIELTERQALSTAHSTLRDLDALPDLGVRLAIDDFGTGYAGLDYLRRLPVSALKVDASYVAEIGTGTTGAALIASVINLGRALDLTVVAEGVETTEQRDAVTDLGADVLQGFLLARPGPASAVDALLAQQVALGRSAGYLDRPGAPDA, encoded by the coding sequence GAGCCGCGTCGACGGAGGCGCTGAGCCGTGACGATCGGGACCCCACGGCCGACCGGACGGTGCGGGGCCCGCTCCGGGAGGACGGCACCTCCGGAGGCTCGGTCGTCCCGGTCCTCGACCCGACCGGTGCAGTCCTGGGAGCCCTCGGGGTGACCGGTCCGCGCTCCCACTCCCCGCTCCCCGACCCGGGAATGCTGCTGACCGCGATCGCGAACCACGTCGCCTCGCTGATCGGCGACCGCGCGGTCGAGGCCGTCCGCCACGTCCCGACCGAGGGTCAGACCGCCGCCCTGCTCGCGGACGCGGCGGTCGGGATCTTCGAGCTCGGGCTCGACGGCGTGGTCGACCACGCCAACACCGCCGCGGCCGCCCTCACCCAGGACGGGAGCCCGGTCGGTCGCCGCCTCGAGGAGCTCGTCGCACCGGCGGACCGTGAAGCCGTCCGGAACGCCATCGACGACCTGGCCGCAGGTCGCACCGTCAGCAGCCACCTCATGACCCGCTACCTCGGGACCGGCGACAGGTCCGTGATCGGCGCCTCGTCGCTCGCCGCCGTCCTGGGGCCTCGCGGCGAGCCGCTCCGCCTCGTCGCCGTCGTCCTCGACCGCACCGATCGCGAGGCCGAGCACGCGGCGCTCGCAGCCAGCGAGGAACGCGCCTCCGGTCTGCTCCGCGCCGTCCCCGACGCGCTCGTCGTGTGCTCTCCCGACGGCACGATCGTCGAGGCCAACGACCAGGCCGTCGTCCTGTTCGGGTACGACGTGGGCGAGCTCGTCGGCCACCCGATCGAGATGCTCGTGCCGACCGCGCAGGTCGCGGCGCACCGCTGGCACCGGTCGAGGTTCAGCGCGACGGCGCACGCCGCACCGATGATCACCGGTCCAGGCATCACGGGGCTCCGCAAGGACGGCACCCTCGTCCCTGTCGAGGTCAACCTCGCGACCGTCGACCTGTCGTCCGGACCCGTGGTCGTCGCGAGCGTCCGCGACGTCACCGAGTCACGTCGCATCGCGCACTGGCTCCGCGCGACGCACGACCTCATGTCCGACATCCTCGGCGCCGCGACCGAGCAGGCTGTGATCGCGATCGGCCTCGACGGATCGGTCGACCTCTTCAGCCGCGGCGCAGAACGACTGCTCGGCTGGAACGCCGACGAGGTCATCGGCACGCCCGTCACGCGGTTCGCCCACCCGGATGCGGACAGTCTCGGCACGTGGGGTGTGGACCCTCGTCTCCCGCTCGCAGAGCGGATCCGCGCCCTGGTCGACTCGGGGATCGCGGCGACCCGTCCATCGACGATGCAGACCCGCACCGGCGACCGCCGCTCCGTCCTCGTGTCGCTCACGGTGCGCCACGGCGAGTCCGGGCCGACCGGTCTGATCGTGGTCGCGACCGACCAGACCGCCAGGCTCCGCCAGGAGCAGGAGCTCGAGGACAGCGAGGCGCGGTTCCGGCTCGCGTTCGACAACGCACCGGTCGGTGTCGCGCTGGTGAGCGCGCGGCCCGGGGCGCTCGGCAGGTTCCTCCAGGTCAACGCCGCGCTGGTCGAGCTGCTGGGGTACCCCGAGCGCGAGCTCCTCGCCACGACGGTCCAGAGCATCACCCACCTCGAGGACCTCCCGGACGTCGTGTCCACGCTCGGGCTCCTCGCCGAGGGAGCCGTGGGCAGCTCACGCCTCGAGCACCGTTACAACCACGCCTCGGGGCAGGACGTGTGGGCCAACGTCAGCCTCTCGGTCGTCCGGGACGCGGACGACGCGCCCGACTACTTCGTGGCGCAGGTCGCCGACGTGACCGAGCGGAAGCGCGCCGAGGCCGAGCTCACGCACAACGCGCTGCACGACACCCTCACGGGGCTGCCGAACCGCACGCTCCTCACCGAGGGCCTCGCGCAGGCGCTCGCCCGGGCGGAACGGAACGGCACCGGCGTCGGGGTCCTGTACATCGACCTCGACAACTTCAAGGACGTCAACGACTCGCTCGGTCACGCCGCAGGAGACGAGCTCCTGGTCGCGATCGCGCTCCGCCTGACGTCGTGCATGCGCGACTCGGACACGGCTGGGCGCCTGGGCGGCGACGAGTTCGTCGTGATCTGCGAGGACCTCAGCCGGCTCGAGGAGGTCACGGCCGTCGCCGACCGGGTCACGCGTGCGCTCGCCGTCCAGCTGCCGATCGCCGGACGGCTCGTCACGATCTCCGCGAGCATCGGCATCGCCCACTCGACCAACCCCGCCGACCGCCCCGAGGACCTGCTGCGCATCGCGGACATCGCGATGTACCGCGCGAAGGGGAACGGCCGCGCACGCTACGAGCACTCCGACCCGGAGCTCCAGCTCCGCGCGGTCCGCCAGCTCGAGCTCGAGTCCGACCTTCGCGACGCCCTCACGTCCCAGTCACCGCCCGTCGCGACCGGGTGGACCGGTGCGCCGCTGCCCCTGATGACCGGCGTGCGCCCACGAGCGCGCGACCAGCTGCGGCTCGCGTACCAGCCGTGCTTCGACTCGAGGTCGCACCGGCTGATCGCCGTCGAGGCCCTGCTGCGCTGGGACCACCCGGTGCGCGGTCCGCTCGAGCCCGGCGAGTTCCTCGACGTCGCCGAGGACCGCGCCCTGATGGTGCCCCTCGGGCTGTGGGTCCTGCAGGCCGCGTGCGCCCAGGCTGCCGTCTGGTCGGAGCGGTACGGCTCCGGGGCACCGGAGATGTGGGTCAACGTGTCGACGCGTCAGCTCGGGCGGAACGGGTTCGCCGCGTCGGTCGCGGACGTCCTCGAGGAGACCGGTCTGCCGGCGGACCGGTTGTGCATCGAGCTCACCGAACGGCAGGCCCTGAGCACCGCGCACTCGACCCTGCGCGACCTCGACGCGCTGCCCGACCTCGGGGTCCGTCTCGCGATCGACGACTTCGGCACGGGCTACGCAGGGCTCGACTACCTGCGGCGGCTCCCGGTCTCCGCGCTCAAGGTCGACGCGAGCTACGTCGCGGAGATCGGCACCGGGACCACCGGTGCCGCGCTGATCGCGAGCGTGATCAACCTCGGCCGGGCCCTCGACCTCACCGTCGTCGCCGAGGGGGTCGAGACGACGGAGCAGCGCGACGCCGTGACCGACCTGGGTGCCGACGTGCTCCAGGGCTTCCTGCTGGCCCGTCCCGGGCCGGCGTCGGCCGTCGACGCGCTGCTCGCGCAGCAGGTCGCCCTGGGCCGGTCGGCCGGGTACCTCGACCGCCCGGGTGCGCCGGATGCCTGA